One genomic window of Thermoplasmata archaeon includes the following:
- a CDS encoding ATP-binding protein, with the protein MKIGEIVAASVIDGLVAKLQLGNPEELRIAYPVIVQGARYDFYCLVEDVLNEPSDIADQLAGSTISDIVVPRPETHEGYGGPIFYSKAKLRMIQLIEKETGALSEPQTIPPYFSECRHATKADVERIYEPTEKSAPIGTITGVEPFYVHVDMEKLVEKPFAIFGRTGTGKSILNKLICTAILAKDAGSVLIFDMHGEYGVYSKTDGTEGLKYFFPHKVETFSLDSKNTEAKPFVMDPDQITPEDLIIAFQDLTPPMIDHIYAIYRTKPRDVDLVSAIRDKQATEAEVEGGQLHLMVLQALQRRMGRFQRLPFIKKGAKDAFGQMLAHIKEGKSVVLDFGDFGTDQMVYLFVANVLARRLFDLYTEQTEKFPRLVLFLEEAHKFLDPRLVEYSIFSRLARETRKFNLILALIDQRPSRIDDEVRSQLANRLVMSLKEPSDVESALAGVPDKGMWVNIVAKLPLRTVAVLGDAIRIPTVIDVLEYEDLKVRKYLLPPEVVDEGAMTEIGKRADDVLGRG; encoded by the coding sequence ATGAAGATCGGGGAGATTGTCGCCGCGAGCGTGATCGACGGCCTCGTGGCCAAGCTGCAACTCGGCAATCCGGAGGAGCTGCGCATCGCCTACCCGGTCATCGTCCAAGGCGCGCGCTACGATTTCTACTGCCTCGTGGAGGACGTGCTGAACGAGCCGAGCGACATCGCGGACCAGCTCGCCGGGTCCACGATCAGCGACATTGTCGTGCCCCGACCGGAGACGCACGAAGGGTACGGCGGCCCGATCTTCTACTCGAAGGCCAAGCTGCGGATGATCCAGCTCATCGAGAAGGAGACGGGCGCCCTGAGCGAGCCTCAGACAATCCCACCGTACTTCAGCGAGTGCCGCCACGCGACGAAGGCGGACGTCGAGCGCATCTACGAGCCCACGGAGAAGTCCGCCCCCATCGGCACGATCACGGGCGTCGAGCCGTTCTACGTCCACGTGGACATGGAGAAACTCGTGGAGAAGCCGTTCGCAATCTTCGGCCGCACGGGCACGGGGAAGTCGATCCTGAACAAGCTCATCTGCACCGCGATCCTGGCGAAGGACGCGGGCTCCGTCCTGATCTTCGACATGCATGGCGAGTACGGCGTGTACAGCAAGACGGACGGCACGGAGGGTTTGAAGTACTTCTTCCCGCACAAGGTCGAGACGTTCTCCCTGGACTCGAAGAACACGGAGGCCAAACCGTTCGTCATGGACCCGGACCAGATCACGCCGGAGGACCTGATCATCGCGTTCCAGGACCTCACGCCGCCGATGATCGACCACATCTACGCGATCTACCGCACGAAGCCGCGCGACGTGGACCTCGTCAGCGCGATCCGGGACAAGCAGGCGACGGAGGCGGAGGTCGAGGGCGGCCAGCTCCACCTCATGGTCCTCCAGGCGTTGCAGCGGCGCATGGGCCGCTTCCAGCGCCTGCCGTTCATCAAGAAGGGCGCCAAGGACGCGTTCGGGCAGATGCTGGCGCACATCAAGGAGGGCAAGTCCGTCGTCCTGGACTTCGGAGACTTCGGGACGGACCAGATGGTCTACCTGTTCGTGGCCAACGTCCTCGCGCGCCGCCTGTTCGACCTGTACACGGAGCAGACGGAGAAGTTTCCGCGGCTCGTCCTGTTCCTCGAGGAGGCCCACAAGTTCCTCGACCCGCGGCTCGTGGAGTACTCCATCTTCAGCCGCCTCGCGCGGGAGACGCGGAAGTTCAACCTGATCCTTGCGCTGATCGACCAACGCCCCTCGCGGATCGACGACGAGGTGCGCAGCCAGCTCGCGAACCGTCTGGTCATGTCCCTCAAGGAGCCGTCCGACGTCGAGAGCGCCTTGGCCGGCGTGCCGGACAAGGGTATGTGGGTGAACATCGTCGCGAAGCTTCCCCTCCGGACCGTCGCGGTCCTCGGAGATGCGATCCGCATCCCGACGGTGATCGACGTGCTCGAGTACGAGGACCTCAAAGTGCGCAAGTACCTCTTGCCGCCCGAGGTCGTCGATGAGGGCGCGATGACGGAAATCGGGAAGCGCGCCGACGATGTCCTAGGACGCGGCTAG
- a CDS encoding DNA double-strand break repair nuclease NurA, whose protein sequence is MSYVDDMRKELELLVRNQRDLPIPPEAVPEFRIFRPADPPRDMIAVDGSYSFLLNLSSWWLALISVGLLRYNFDGERFKRLDVRLMQRMLGLSTFEEFVQKQDELHRALFEFTRGANENQPRDMVNEYRRLIEGQLAINFADDCEGAIVAMDGTLSEFPKQFTFMKRLVEVCEKREHVLVGISKDSQLHTFGQVLTDEDFLARCQSQIPHGATAFVRAPKESEAAREGLLHGDIYYARLHPQGRKWFRVDVGTFRDEPEYVFGQLAPFARSLVSVGYPWPLIEAHRMAVTVRQLKPIYQETVIRAALRMGIDVRTVLDGLTEVEGRRKSAFHEYLDKVARDLR, encoded by the coding sequence ATGAGCTACGTGGACGACATGCGGAAGGAGCTCGAGCTCCTCGTCCGCAACCAGCGAGACCTCCCGATCCCGCCCGAGGCGGTGCCCGAGTTCCGCATCTTCCGGCCCGCGGACCCTCCGCGGGACATGATCGCCGTGGACGGTTCCTACTCGTTCCTCCTGAATTTGTCGAGCTGGTGGCTCGCCCTGATCTCCGTGGGCCTGCTCCGCTACAACTTCGATGGGGAGCGGTTCAAGCGGCTCGACGTGCGCCTCATGCAGCGGATGCTCGGCCTCTCGACGTTCGAGGAGTTCGTGCAGAAGCAGGACGAGCTGCACCGCGCCCTGTTCGAGTTCACCCGCGGGGCGAACGAAAACCAACCTCGGGACATGGTGAACGAGTACCGCCGCCTCATCGAGGGGCAGCTCGCAATCAACTTCGCGGACGACTGCGAGGGCGCCATCGTCGCCATGGACGGCACGCTCTCCGAATTCCCGAAGCAGTTCACGTTCATGAAGCGCCTCGTCGAGGTGTGCGAGAAGCGCGAGCACGTCCTCGTGGGCATTTCGAAGGACAGCCAGCTCCACACGTTCGGGCAGGTCCTCACGGACGAGGACTTCCTCGCGCGATGCCAGTCCCAGATCCCGCACGGCGCGACCGCGTTCGTCCGCGCGCCGAAGGAGTCCGAGGCCGCGCGCGAGGGCCTCCTGCATGGGGACATCTATTACGCCCGCCTGCATCCCCAGGGTCGGAAGTGGTTCCGGGTGGACGTGGGCACGTTCCGCGACGAGCCCGAGTACGTGTTCGGCCAGCTCGCGCCGTTCGCTCGGAGCCTCGTCTCCGTCGGGTACCCGTGGCCGCTGATCGAGGCCCACCGGATGGCGGTGACCGTGCGGCAGCTGAAGCCGATCTATCAGGAGACCGTGATCCGGGCGGCGCTCCGCATGGGCATCGACGTGCGCACGGTCCTCGACGGGCTCACGGAGGTCGAGGGCCGCAGGAAGTCCGCCTTCCATGAGTACCTGGACAAGGTCGCGAGGGACCTGCGATGA
- a CDS encoding metallophosphoesterase, with product MHEIVCIGDVHEGLSFDFRIDPETGISERALDLHGNFARAATWAIDHGASLFCILGDLFDRTHVAPVFRELVRRDVIEPLGKAGIEVWILAGNHDQPRRAARSTSLDDFRGYAHVRIFRDPKAETRTIDGRKVGFILLPYLHPEEIVEQIHEKLGKDIPREEAYEAARRVWKSWIENRAEELGDADLRLLFGHFEFQGVRYASTTPPEVVPHDFTFSRDMLPASVDLAVFGHIHLHQSLFGKVVYPGAPERIDWGERLDPKGFVALRADGTWSFVELPARPMEKVDVTLALGDDATRRVLESLPADVAGKLVRVEVRLPDELRPSLDERKLEKRLEDAFHYELRLVSTERGRITTDEFTMDPMRLLAEYVDKNFAGHARRDAIKTEAQRILREALA from the coding sequence ATGCATGAGATCGTCTGCATAGGGGATGTCCACGAAGGGCTCTCCTTCGACTTCCGGATCGACCCTGAGACGGGGATCTCGGAGCGGGCCCTGGACCTCCACGGGAACTTTGCGAGGGCGGCCACGTGGGCCATCGACCATGGGGCGTCCCTGTTCTGCATCCTCGGGGATCTCTTCGACCGCACCCATGTGGCGCCCGTATTCCGCGAACTCGTGCGCCGCGACGTGATCGAGCCGCTCGGCAAGGCCGGAATCGAGGTTTGGATCCTCGCGGGGAACCACGACCAACCGCGGCGGGCCGCCCGGTCCACGTCCCTGGACGACTTCCGAGGGTACGCCCACGTGCGCATCTTCCGAGACCCCAAAGCCGAGACGCGCACGATCGACGGCCGGAAGGTCGGCTTCATCCTCCTCCCCTACCTACATCCCGAGGAGATCGTCGAGCAGATCCATGAGAAGCTGGGCAAGGATATCCCAAGAGAGGAAGCCTACGAGGCCGCCCGGCGAGTCTGGAAGAGCTGGATCGAGAACCGGGCTGAGGAGCTCGGGGACGCCGACCTGCGCCTGCTCTTCGGCCACTTCGAGTTCCAGGGGGTGCGGTACGCGAGCACAACACCTCCGGAGGTGGTCCCCCACGATTTCACGTTCAGCCGCGACATGCTCCCGGCCTCCGTGGACCTCGCGGTCTTCGGCCACATCCACCTGCACCAGTCCCTCTTTGGGAAGGTGGTCTACCCGGGCGCCCCGGAGCGGATCGACTGGGGCGAGCGTCTCGACCCAAAGGGGTTCGTCGCCCTGCGGGCGGACGGCACGTGGTCCTTCGTGGAGCTGCCCGCGCGGCCCATGGAGAAGGTCGACGTGACGCTGGCCCTGGGCGACGACGCGACCCGACGGGTGCTCGAGAGTCTGCCCGCGGACGTGGCGGGCAAGCTCGTTCGCGTGGAGGTCCGCCTCCCGGACGAGCTTCGCCCTTCCTTGGACGAGCGGAAGCTCGAGAAGCGTCTCGAGGACGCGTTCCACTACGAGCTCCGGCTCGTGTCGACCGAGCGCGGGCGCATCACGACCGACGAGTTCACGATGGACCCGATGCGGCTCCTGGCCGAGTACGTGGACAAGAACTTCGCGGGTCACGCGCGGCGGGACGCGATCAAGACGGAGGCCCAACGGATCCTCCGGGAGGCCCTCGCATGA
- a CDS encoding SMC family ATPase: MRSSEEIEAEAATSFEPAGAGEGFVLDEIEMRGFMRYVEKTDPPIRFPEKFTVITGRTGAGKSSILDAITFALYGSTTRTDIQTVKTADVCRPGGYVRVGFRQGESRWEVRRGFTTKKDSYLEVSRDGEAISGTIREKEQTVQDVVGLDYTGFRNSTFVRQEEMKELGAARGADRLAVFQKLFRLEVFERALQRAKEEQVSLQSDLRAKDADIAARTESLLRLPPARQELEAARRDLAAGSLQVAALEGKLRAAEEDLRRKEAEHEAWVRINAAIEDRHRQVDALGRRMEETRQQGTQSEELRKELETLEEEAADLDAVREELDGSKERQQIHERVRLAAETAERIFDQAKKDHERRRDQIKDKMDALHRKLAGLGTELDRDGAFNLVRDEGRLEERVARIERELEWLADRADTVRLLQEERARTEKALAHIHEKVGSIDQDSFVLTELRSQVEELRADLKREADESHETLQGLDDAKITALRELDANPFTERDRRHVEDLTRAVHEKGVKRRKADEIGARLKALGDPAALLADQNRQLGAVEAELASLESEDHGLRIKETAYEAAKSDLEAIRAALDTERRAFHTREGQAKQLHAQIEGLEADASRLKEAERLRDELRLRGEIVDILVNRIFHNRGVVMYAIDQLLPELEIEASKNLAELTDGRFSRIKLATYEEGRGHGIRIQVQGVDGLWHDVGEFSGGEKTQINAALRFAIARELASLPQLGRTFGRMKTLFIDEGDLGSLDTEVSRELFVQKLFRMGEFFEKVILITHLAEVADRFPSRLRVTMTPTQESRVEVLA, translated from the coding sequence ATGAGAAGCTCCGAGGAGATCGAGGCGGAGGCCGCGACCTCCTTCGAGCCCGCGGGGGCGGGCGAGGGATTCGTCCTCGACGAAATCGAGATGCGGGGATTCATGCGCTACGTCGAGAAGACGGACCCGCCCATCCGCTTCCCCGAGAAGTTCACCGTGATCACGGGACGGACCGGCGCGGGCAAGTCCTCCATCCTGGACGCGATCACGTTCGCCCTGTACGGGTCCACGACCCGCACGGACATCCAGACCGTGAAGACCGCGGACGTGTGCCGGCCCGGCGGGTACGTCCGCGTGGGCTTCCGCCAGGGGGAGAGCCGCTGGGAGGTCCGGCGGGGCTTCACGACGAAGAAGGATTCCTACCTGGAGGTGAGCCGCGACGGCGAGGCGATCTCCGGGACGATTCGGGAGAAGGAACAGACCGTCCAGGACGTCGTGGGCCTCGACTACACGGGATTCCGGAACTCGACGTTCGTCCGCCAGGAGGAGATGAAGGAGCTCGGGGCGGCCCGGGGCGCGGACCGCCTGGCGGTCTTCCAGAAGTTGTTCCGCCTCGAGGTGTTCGAGAGAGCTCTCCAGCGGGCCAAGGAGGAGCAGGTCTCGCTCCAGTCGGACCTGCGCGCGAAGGACGCGGACATTGCGGCGCGGACCGAGTCCCTCCTGCGACTCCCCCCGGCCCGCCAGGAGCTCGAGGCCGCGCGGAGGGACCTCGCCGCGGGGAGCCTCCAAGTCGCCGCCCTCGAAGGGAAGCTGCGCGCCGCCGAAGAGGACCTCCGGAGGAAGGAGGCCGAGCACGAGGCCTGGGTTCGAATCAACGCCGCGATCGAAGACCGACACCGGCAGGTCGACGCCCTCGGCCGACGAATGGAGGAGACGCGGCAGCAGGGGACGCAATCCGAGGAGCTCAGGAAGGAGCTCGAGACCCTCGAGGAGGAGGCCGCGGACCTCGATGCGGTCCGGGAGGAACTCGACGGGTCGAAAGAGCGGCAGCAGATTCATGAGCGGGTGCGCCTCGCGGCCGAAACCGCGGAGCGGATCTTCGACCAGGCCAAGAAGGACCACGAGCGGCGGCGGGACCAGATCAAGGACAAGATGGACGCGCTCCACCGCAAGCTCGCGGGGCTGGGCACGGAGCTCGACCGGGACGGGGCCTTCAACCTGGTCCGCGACGAGGGGCGCTTGGAGGAACGAGTCGCCCGCATCGAACGGGAACTCGAATGGCTCGCGGACCGGGCCGATACCGTGCGGTTGCTCCAGGAGGAGCGCGCGAGGACGGAGAAAGCCCTGGCCCACATCCACGAGAAGGTGGGCTCCATCGACCAGGATTCCTTCGTCCTCACGGAACTGCGGTCCCAGGTGGAGGAGCTCCGCGCGGACCTGAAGCGCGAAGCGGACGAGAGCCACGAGACCCTTCAGGGGCTGGACGACGCCAAGATCACGGCCCTCCGCGAGCTCGATGCGAACCCCTTCACGGAGCGGGACCGGAGGCACGTGGAGGACCTGACCCGTGCAGTCCACGAGAAGGGCGTGAAGCGGCGGAAGGCCGACGAGATCGGCGCGCGCCTCAAGGCCCTTGGGGACCCCGCGGCCCTGTTGGCCGACCAGAACCGCCAACTCGGCGCCGTGGAGGCGGAGCTTGCCTCGCTCGAGAGCGAGGACCACGGTCTCCGGATCAAGGAGACCGCGTACGAAGCCGCGAAATCCGATCTCGAGGCGATCCGGGCCGCGCTCGACACGGAGAGGCGCGCCTTCCACACGCGGGAGGGACAGGCGAAGCAGCTCCACGCCCAGATCGAGGGCCTCGAGGCGGATGCGTCCAGGCTCAAGGAGGCGGAGCGCCTGCGGGACGAGCTGCGGCTGCGAGGGGAAATCGTCGACATCCTGGTGAATCGGATCTTCCACAACCGAGGCGTGGTCATGTACGCGATCGACCAGCTCCTCCCGGAACTGGAGATCGAGGCGTCCAAGAACCTCGCGGAGCTCACGGACGGACGCTTCAGCAGGATCAAGCTCGCCACGTACGAGGAGGGCCGGGGCCACGGCATCCGGATCCAGGTGCAGGGCGTGGACGGCCTCTGGCATGACGTGGGCGAGTTCAGCGGGGGGGAGAAGACCCAGATCAACGCGGCCCTCCGATTCGCGATCGCCCGGGAACTCGCGTCCCTCCCGCAGCTCGGGCGGACCTTCGGCCGCATGAAGACCCTGTTCATCGACGAGGGCGACCTCGGGTCCCTGGACACGGAGGTCTCGCGGGAACTCTTCGTGCAAAAGCTCTTCCGGATGGGGGAGTTCTTCGAAAAGGTCATCCTGATCACGCACCTGGCCGAGGTCGCGGACCGCTTCCCGAGCCGCCTGCGCGTGACGATGACGCCGACCCAGGAGTCGCGGGTGGAAGTCCTGGCATGA
- a CDS encoding LysE family transporter yields the protein MVLEALAGAGISVLLALSLAAPPGPVNALIASHAVTRSWRAGFLVGLGAMTVDLLWLTLSALAHSFLLQARSAFPVIALLGAGVMAYLAWGAAKAWKAEPVVTVTPRTVHATSYVTGVASNLTSPYPILWWLTAGIALIDELGPLVLVGFFAGLLLWTSAFPYLLRAVQQRYARTYHIVLAFSIAVLVVFAVYLAWTAFAGFP from the coding sequence GTGGTCCTCGAGGCCCTCGCGGGCGCGGGCATCAGCGTCCTCCTCGCCCTCTCTCTCGCCGCCCCGCCCGGACCCGTGAACGCGCTCATTGCCTCGCACGCCGTGACGCGCTCCTGGCGGGCGGGCTTCCTCGTGGGCTTGGGTGCGATGACCGTCGATCTCCTGTGGCTCACCCTGTCCGCCCTTGCCCACTCCTTCCTCCTCCAGGCGCGATCCGCTTTCCCCGTGATCGCCCTCCTCGGAGCCGGCGTGATGGCCTACCTCGCCTGGGGCGCCGCGAAGGCCTGGAAGGCGGAGCCCGTGGTCACCGTCACCCCGCGGACCGTGCACGCGACCTCCTACGTGACCGGGGTCGCCTCGAACCTCACGAGCCCGTACCCGATCCTCTGGTGGCTCACCGCGGGCATCGCCCTGATCGACGAGCTCGGTCCTCTTGTCCTCGTCGGTTTCTTCGCGGGCCTGCTCCTCTGGACCAGCGCCTTCCCCTACCTCCTACGTGCAGTCCAGCAGCGGTACGCGAGGACGTACCACATCGTCCTCGCCTTTTCCATCGCCGTCCTCGTCGTCTTCGCGGTCTACCTCGCCTGGACCGCGTTCGCGGGGTTCCCGTGA
- a CDS encoding winged helix-turn-helix domain-containing protein: MDRPDLYVVARILDRLWQSQEPMLRTHLQLAANVNYDIFARYLDWMHERNLVDLEDSADGHVRVCLTPGGQEAYRKIVQWINEVVGGQMPGA; encoded by the coding sequence ATGGACCGACCGGACCTCTACGTCGTCGCGCGAATCCTCGATCGCCTGTGGCAGTCCCAGGAGCCCATGCTCCGCACCCATCTCCAGCTCGCCGCGAACGTGAACTACGACATCTTCGCCCGCTACCTAGATTGGATGCATGAACGGAATCTCGTGGACTTGGAGGATTCCGCGGACGGCCATGTCCGCGTGTGCCTCACCCCCGGAGGCCAGGAGGCATACCGGAAGATCGTCCAGTGGATCAACGAGGTGGTCGGGGGTCAGATGCCGGGGGCCTGA